One genomic window of Candidatus Kuenenia stuttgartiensis includes the following:
- a CDS encoding ABC transporter substrate-binding protein, with protein sequence MLGTWIVYTFLKQEKTDEIVFSVGAGTKEISFIREIIAAYEKENHGIKVKLNALPSPSDQQHHYYLSTLDAGTKYVDVMRIDTIWIPEFASAHWIEPLNAYINSKERGAFIPVTEKTNVYNNTLYAIPWNINIGLLYYRKDLLEKYHLPLPVDWDQFVAVCEKISGKEDVYGYLWQGKQYEGLVCNFIEFIGSNNGQIIDDTGNTVIDSAQNKTALQLMHDLIWKYKISPQNTYSELMEESSRHLFQQGKGLFLRNWTYVWDLCQEDITLKDKVGVALLPKFPDGSFASVCGGWHLAINANSGKKAQAWKLIEFLTSAKVQKRLAENVSWAPTRSSLYKDAELIEKLPFLPIVEQSLENIQMRPNVPYYQWISDVLQKYLSKVLSRQMEIQEALQIMQDKIERIKDDFAKE encoded by the coding sequence TTGTTAGGGACTTGGATTGTTTATACATTTTTAAAACAGGAAAAAACTGATGAAATTGTTTTTAGTGTTGGCGCAGGTACAAAAGAAATTTCCTTTATCAGAGAAATAATTGCTGCGTATGAAAAAGAAAATCATGGAATAAAAGTAAAATTAAATGCCCTTCCCTCCCCCTCAGATCAACAACACCACTATTATCTCTCCACTTTAGACGCCGGAACCAAGTATGTAGATGTTATGCGAATCGATACCATTTGGATCCCTGAGTTCGCATCAGCACATTGGATTGAGCCTCTGAATGCCTATATTAACAGCAAAGAACGAGGTGCGTTCATTCCTGTAACGGAAAAAACGAATGTTTACAATAATACCCTTTATGCAATTCCCTGGAATATTAATATAGGACTTCTCTATTATAGGAAAGATTTACTGGAAAAATATCATCTTCCTCTGCCTGTTGACTGGGATCAGTTTGTGGCAGTATGTGAAAAGATTTCAGGAAAGGAGGATGTTTACGGATATTTATGGCAGGGCAAGCAGTATGAGGGTTTGGTTTGCAATTTTATAGAATTTATTGGCAGTAACAATGGTCAAATAATTGATGATACCGGAAATACTGTGATAGATTCTGCACAAAACAAAACAGCCCTCCAGCTTATGCATGATTTAATCTGGAAATATAAAATCTCTCCACAAAATACTTATAGCGAGCTAATGGAGGAATCTTCAAGGCATTTGTTCCAACAGGGTAAGGGACTTTTTTTGCGGAATTGGACATATGTGTGGGATTTATGCCAGGAAGACATAACACTGAAAGACAAAGTAGGTGTTGCCCTGTTACCAAAGTTTCCCGATGGATCGTTTGCTTCCGTATGTGGAGGATGGCATCTGGCAATAAATGCAAACTCCGGGAAAAAAGCACAGGCATGGAAATTAATTGAATTTTTAACCTCCGCCAAAGTTCAGAAAAGACTGGCAGAAAATGTATCGTGGGCGCCCACGAGAAGTTCCTTGTATAAAGATGCGGAGTTGATTGAAAAATTGCCCTTCCTCCCAATAGTAGAACAGTCGCTTGAAAATATACAAATGCGGCCAAATGTCCCGTATTATCAATGGATTAGCGACGTCTTGCAGAAATATCTCAGCAAGGTATTATCCCGTCAAATGGAAATTCAGGAGGCATTGCAGATCATGCAGGATAAAATAGAAAGGATTAAGGATGATTTTGCAAAGGAATAG
- a CDS encoding J domain-containing protein, which translates to MPDIISGTKLLNDCRLLFGPDIVNITSFLQNMLPSELRMVYRKKVLETHPDRAKMLGRLESDMIQHFKEIVLAYERLNLFIKSQSANVLIAGNKTTKQREDVQKTVRHTAHSKKQNNVTEFFYKGSIPKRKLLIGQYMYYSGAISWRTLLSAIFWQRKQRPLIGQLARDWNILTTEDIRNILTTRNHREKFAEYACRNGFITHFQYLALLGRQRRLQRPFGEYFLQQNILNVKELDELVKKHKAWNREAREVVSPAGHSR; encoded by the coding sequence ATGCCAGATATTATATCCGGAACAAAACTTCTCAATGATTGCCGTTTGTTATTTGGCCCTGACATTGTAAATATCACCAGTTTCTTGCAAAACATGTTGCCTTCCGAACTCAGGATGGTTTACAGGAAGAAGGTGCTGGAAACCCACCCGGACAGGGCTAAAATGCTGGGAAGGTTAGAATCCGATATGATACAGCATTTTAAAGAGATAGTTCTGGCGTATGAAAGACTAAATCTTTTCATAAAGAGCCAAAGTGCGAACGTGCTTATCGCCGGAAACAAAACAACAAAACAAAGGGAGGATGTACAAAAGACCGTAAGGCATACGGCACATTCTAAAAAGCAAAACAATGTTACAGAATTTTTTTACAAAGGCAGCATTCCAAAGCGGAAACTACTGATTGGTCAATATATGTATTATTCAGGCGCTATTTCGTGGAGGACATTGCTATCCGCTATTTTTTGGCAGAGGAAGCAAAGACCGCTTATCGGGCAGCTTGCAAGAGATTGGAATATTTTAACGACTGAAGATATACGAAACATCTTGACAACAAGAAACCATCGTGAAAAATTCGCTGAATACGCATGCCGGAACGGTTTTATAACACATTTTCAGTATTTGGCACTTCTGGGAAGACAGCGGAGGCTTCAGCGTCCTTTCGGCGAATATTTCCTGCAACAAAATATTTTAAACGTAAAAGAATTGGATGAATTAGTTAAAAAACATAAAGCATGGAATCGGGAGGCGAGAGAGGTTGTTAGTCCTGCCGGGCATAGTAGGTAG
- a CDS encoding FAD-binding oxidoreductase, translating to MKSCTASKSEITNLLAPLRKCLGEKNVLIALEDRICYAYDGSKQKYLPDIVVRPQTTQHVVEAVRLANEHEIPVYPRGAGSGLTGGAVPVFGGMVLDFAQMNRILEIVPEDLVATVEPGVVTQTLQTEAAKYNLFYPPDPASAAFSTIGGNVAECAGGITGLKYGVTRDYILALEVVLADGSVINTGRKTLKSVTGYDITRLLVGSEGTLGIFTRITVKLIPLPEKIETLLVFFPTPKDAVESASTIISHNILPRALEFIDKSSIDCIKGYRQEIELPEDANAILIIDIDGEEKSVQKGIARVKTFVSEHRAIKIIAASDAKERNDLWEVRRILSPALYKIAPYKINEDICVPRSRILEILHAINDTNSRYPRLKAANFGHIGDGNIHVNVMYEEEGDRPFAEKMIDEIIRSTIRLGGTISGEHGIGNVKSKFLPLEIAPQELQIMKDIKRLFDPKGILNPGKFF from the coding sequence ATGAAATCCTGTACTGCCAGTAAATCCGAAATAACGAACCTGCTTGCCCCATTAAGAAAATGTTTAGGGGAAAAAAACGTCCTTATTGCCCTTGAAGACCGGATATGCTATGCATACGACGGCTCAAAACAAAAATACCTTCCCGATATTGTTGTGCGGCCGCAGACGACGCAACACGTTGTGGAAGCGGTGCGGCTCGCAAATGAACATGAAATTCCGGTTTATCCGCGTGGAGCCGGCTCAGGACTTACCGGCGGCGCGGTTCCTGTCTTTGGCGGCATGGTATTAGACTTTGCCCAAATGAACCGTATCCTGGAAATCGTTCCGGAAGACCTTGTTGCCACCGTAGAACCCGGCGTTGTTACACAAACATTACAAACAGAAGCTGCCAAATATAATCTTTTTTATCCCCCTGACCCTGCAAGTGCAGCATTCTCTACTATCGGGGGTAATGTGGCGGAATGCGCTGGTGGGATCACCGGTTTAAAATACGGCGTAACAAGGGATTACATCCTTGCACTGGAAGTGGTTCTTGCCGACGGAAGTGTTATTAATACCGGACGCAAAACGCTTAAGAGCGTTACCGGATATGATATCACCCGGCTCCTTGTTGGTTCTGAGGGTACGCTTGGTATTTTTACAAGAATCACAGTAAAACTGATTCCATTGCCGGAAAAAATTGAAACGCTTCTCGTTTTTTTCCCTACGCCAAAAGACGCCGTGGAATCAGCAAGTACCATCATCTCTCACAATATTCTGCCCCGTGCACTTGAATTTATTGACAAATCAAGCATCGATTGCATCAAAGGATACCGGCAGGAAATCGAATTGCCGGAAGATGCAAACGCAATCCTTATCATAGATATTGACGGGGAAGAAAAAAGCGTTCAAAAAGGAATTGCACGGGTAAAAACGTTTGTTTCAGAACACCGCGCAATTAAGATTATCGCCGCAAGTGATGCGAAAGAGCGCAATGACCTCTGGGAGGTTCGGCGCATTCTTTCGCCCGCTCTTTATAAAATCGCACCGTATAAAATCAATGAGGACATTTGTGTTCCCCGAAGCCGGATATTAGAAATACTTCACGCTATTAACGACACGAACTCCCGTTACCCTCGCCTGAAGGCTGCAAATTTCGGACATATCGGGGATGGCAATATCCATGTAAATGTTATGTATGAGGAAGAAGGGGACCGTCCGTTTGCGGAAAAAATGATTGATGAAATTATCCGCAGCACTATCAGGTTAGGTGGAACCATTTCCGGAGAACACGGCATTGGAAATGTAAAATCAAAATTCCTGCCGCTTGAAATAGCGCCGCAGGAATTGCAGATTATGAAAGATATCAAACGCTTGTTTGACCCAAAAGGAATATTAAATCCGGGCAAATTTTTTTAA
- a CDS encoding pyridoxal phosphate-dependent aminotransferase, with product MVLSRVAREIQASATLAITAKAKQLAAEGKDVIGFGAGEPDFDTPENIKNAAIKAIKNGFTKYTPTSGVPKLKEAICEKLFNDNHLKYASSQILVSAGAKQSICNIALVLCDTGDEAIIPSPYWVSYPEMVTLAGAKPVFLETTDKDSFKITKESLAKVITPKSKLLFLNSPSNPTGMVYTEEELREIVMFAVEKGLYVISDEIYEKILYDGAAHFSPAAINDDCYNKVVTVNGFSKVYSMTGWRLGYAAGPEKIIKAATNIQDHTTSGANSITQLAGLEALRGSQESVTVMVKEFDRRRKYIVERLNTIKGISCLLPQGAFYAFPNVSRLCENLSLKGSFDLVSLLLEKAHIAFVPGAPFGADAHIRISYATSMENIEKGMDRFEKFLNT from the coding sequence ATGGTATTATCAAGAGTTGCGCGAGAGATACAAGCATCAGCCACCCTTGCCATTACCGCCAAGGCAAAACAATTGGCCGCTGAAGGCAAAGATGTAATTGGTTTTGGCGCCGGAGAACCGGATTTTGACACGCCGGAAAATATTAAAAACGCTGCCATAAAAGCTATTAAAAACGGCTTTACCAAATATACCCCCACTTCCGGTGTGCCAAAATTAAAAGAGGCGATCTGTGAAAAACTTTTTAACGACAACCACCTGAAATACGCCTCATCACAAATTCTTGTTTCCGCAGGGGCAAAACAATCTATTTGCAATATAGCACTCGTTCTATGCGATACCGGAGACGAAGCAATCATACCCTCCCCTTATTGGGTTAGTTATCCGGAAATGGTGACATTGGCAGGGGCAAAGCCCGTTTTCCTGGAAACGACTGACAAAGATAGTTTTAAGATTACGAAGGAATCCCTGGCGAAGGTTATTACGCCCAAATCGAAACTACTTTTTTTGAACAGCCCTTCCAACCCTACCGGCATGGTTTATACAGAAGAGGAATTGCGGGAAATAGTTATGTTTGCCGTTGAAAAGGGACTATATGTAATTTCCGATGAAATCTATGAAAAAATTCTTTATGATGGTGCTGCGCATTTCAGCCCGGCGGCGATTAATGACGACTGCTATAATAAAGTTGTAACGGTAAATGGGTTTTCAAAAGTCTATTCAATGACCGGCTGGCGTCTGGGCTATGCCGCGGGACCTGAAAAAATAATTAAAGCGGCAACCAATATTCAGGATCATACCACTTCCGGTGCAAATTCTATTACCCAGCTTGCAGGACTTGAAGCCCTTCGTGGCAGTCAGGAGTCGGTAACCGTCATGGTGAAAGAATTTGACCGGCGCAGGAAATATATCGTAGAAAGACTTAATACCATAAAAGGCATTTCCTGCTTATTGCCGCAAGGGGCTTTTTATGCCTTCCCCAATGTATCCCGTCTTTGTGAAAACCTCTCCTTAAAAGGTTCTTTTGATCTCGTCTCTCTCCTGCTAGAAAAGGCACACATTGCATTTGTTCCCGGTGCTCCTTTCGGTGCTGACGCACACATAAGGATTTCATATGCAACGTCAATGGAGAATATTGAAAAAGGGATGGATAGGTTTGAGAAATTCCTAAATACCTAA
- a CDS encoding FAD-dependent oxidoreductase — translation MSNKVNVTIDGKDYQFDTGMTIYDAAKSLGVEIPTLCHNDKISHYGSCWVCTVEQKSGRGGMVPSCSTKLENGMVVELENEKVRASRKAALDLLLSDHFGDCYAPCNQKGCPANINIQGFLFLEARGLYKEAANLIREKAPFPNVLGRVCPRPCEEVCRRQKVDKPILIGIQKRYISEMEEKEGGPFLPKTPQKSSGKKVTIIGAGPAGLSAAYYLRLQGHEVTIYERHPKHGGMLRYGIPYYRLPEKVMDLEGDAIINQLDVTIHYNTEVGKDIDFEKIMQDSDAILLAVGASRASYMNIEGEDLPGVFSGIDLLEKLAKYEPVNIGRRVVVAGGGSTAMDAARASVRLGAKATIVYRRTEKEMPAHHAEVRDAYDEGVDIQVLTNPIKIEKSGKGLKIICVKMELSEPDESGRRRPVTLEGSEFAIEADSIIMAIGQKTDFSFVKNKAVNKWGMFDTKGNSYQTVADPRIFVAGDCYKGPDLAVRAVADARKAAQSINQFLNGEEVVGEKIRFSSYPGDLDTLPAEMFESFKPVTRKEIDLLPVEKRLGNFEEVECSFTRDEMTNEANRCLECGCNVVDICSLKKHSQKYQADQNLYVGERRTYKTDYSHEKIKMEIHKCINCNACVRACDEVKKCYILGDAGRGFSTRITPMINIPLGETHCDGCEECVNVCPTAGVRIDRDIYLTNTCE, via the coding sequence ATGTCAAACAAAGTCAACGTTACTATCGATGGAAAGGATTACCAGTTTGATACTGGTATGACCATATATGATGCGGCGAAATCGCTGGGGGTGGAAATCCCGACTCTTTGCCATAATGATAAAATATCGCATTACGGAAGTTGTTGGGTTTGTACGGTAGAGCAGAAAAGCGGTCGTGGGGGTATGGTGCCATCTTGTTCCACTAAATTGGAAAATGGCATGGTGGTGGAACTGGAAAACGAAAAGGTCCGGGCATCACGGAAGGCTGCGCTGGATTTACTCCTTTCAGATCATTTTGGCGATTGTTATGCGCCATGCAACCAAAAAGGCTGTCCTGCTAATATCAATATACAAGGTTTCCTTTTTTTAGAAGCAAGGGGGCTGTATAAAGAAGCGGCGAATCTTATTCGGGAAAAGGCACCTTTCCCAAATGTTTTGGGACGTGTTTGTCCAAGGCCATGCGAGGAAGTTTGCCGCCGTCAAAAAGTGGATAAACCGATATTAATTGGCATTCAAAAGCGCTATATTTCTGAAATGGAAGAAAAAGAAGGCGGCCCCTTTTTGCCGAAAACACCTCAAAAATCTTCAGGCAAAAAGGTAACGATTATAGGGGCGGGACCTGCCGGTCTTTCCGCAGCATACTATCTCAGATTACAAGGGCATGAAGTAACTATCTACGAACGCCATCCGAAACATGGAGGAATGTTACGTTACGGAATCCCATACTACAGGCTTCCAGAAAAAGTTATGGATTTGGAAGGAGACGCCATAATAAACCAGCTAGACGTCACTATTCATTATAATACGGAGGTAGGGAAGGATATTGATTTTGAAAAAATCATGCAGGATTCTGACGCAATCCTCCTGGCTGTGGGGGCTTCCAGGGCATCGTATATGAATATAGAAGGAGAGGATTTGCCAGGAGTTTTTTCTGGCATAGATTTGCTGGAAAAACTTGCTAAATATGAACCTGTAAATATTGGAAGGCGTGTGGTTGTTGCTGGGGGAGGAAGCACAGCAATGGACGCCGCAAGGGCTTCTGTGAGGTTGGGAGCAAAAGCAACTATTGTGTATCGGCGTACAGAAAAAGAAATGCCCGCCCATCATGCCGAAGTCCGGGATGCCTATGACGAGGGGGTGGATATTCAGGTATTAACCAATCCCATAAAAATAGAAAAATCTGGCAAAGGCCTTAAAATAATCTGCGTAAAGATGGAACTGAGTGAACCCGATGAGAGCGGAAGAAGGCGCCCCGTCACCTTAGAAGGCAGTGAATTTGCAATTGAGGCAGATTCGATTATTATGGCCATTGGCCAGAAAACGGACTTTTCTTTTGTTAAAAACAAGGCGGTGAATAAATGGGGCATGTTCGATACAAAAGGAAACAGCTACCAAACAGTTGCAGACCCAAGAATTTTTGTTGCCGGAGATTGTTACAAAGGGCCTGATCTTGCCGTTCGTGCAGTTGCAGATGCAAGAAAGGCCGCACAGTCAATAAATCAATTTCTTAACGGGGAAGAGGTGGTGGGAGAAAAAATCCGCTTCAGTTCCTATCCGGGCGACCTGGATACTTTGCCCGCTGAAATGTTTGAATCTTTTAAACCTGTTACAAGAAAAGAAATCGATTTGCTGCCGGTTGAAAAACGCCTTGGCAATTTTGAAGAAGTCGAATGTAGTTTTACCAGAGATGAGATGACAAATGAGGCGAATAGATGCCTGGAATGTGGATGTAATGTAGTGGACATTTGTTCGTTAAAGAAGCATTCTCAGAAATACCAGGCTGATCAGAACTTATATGTAGGTGAGAGAAGAACTTACAAAACCGATTATTCCCATGAAAAAATAAAGATGGAAATACATAAGTGTATAAATTGCAATGCTTGTGTGAGGGCCTGCGATGAAGTTAAAAAATGCTATATATTGGGCGATGCGGGAAGGGGATTTTCAACACGCATTACTCCCATGATAAATATTCCTTTAGGCGAGACTCACTGCGATGGTTGCGAGGAGTGTGTTAATGTTTGTCCGACTGCCGGAGTACGGATCGATAGGGATATTTATTTGACGAACACCTGCGAATGA
- the nuoF gene encoding NADH-quinone oxidoreductase subunit NuoF yields MEKNNQHIRFVIGLGSCGIAAGAKDLYGELASKIENNPDVSLSHTSCNGMCFKEPILEVFYPDGNHLMMGNVHKKDLDKILDPLLNQGAIDEKFIIEDSSKPDRREDFRQKQHKIVLENCGIIDPDDIAPYIKKGGYEAVKKVLGTMSPQQVIEEIKTSGLRGRGGAGFPTGLKWQFARNSTGEKKYMICNADEGDPGAFMDRAVLEGDPHKVIEGLIIGGYAIGAEHGYVYVRAEYPLAIKRLKLAISQATEKNLLGHNILNSEFSFHLKIKEGAGAFVCGEETALIASIEGERGHPRLKPPFPAGSGLWGYPTNINNVETLASVPWIINNGAKIYASYGTEKSKGTKVFSLAGKIARGGLIEVDMGTPLRDIIYTIGGGTSSGKPFKAVQLGGPSGGCVPERLLDTPVDYESISVTGAIMGSGGMVVMDDDTCIVDVAKFFLTFTQNESCGKCTFCRIGTKRLLEILEKITEGRGGMADLDELESLSEKVKDLSLCGLGKTAPNPIMTTLKYFKDEYVEHIKENKCRAGVCKELIKFSVIEEACTGCHLCYKNCPVDAITGETKKVHHIDQKICIKCGMCYEVCKFDAILKG; encoded by the coding sequence ATGGAAAAGAATAATCAGCACATAAGATTTGTAATTGGTTTAGGAAGTTGTGGCATAGCAGCAGGGGCTAAGGATCTCTATGGAGAATTAGCCTCAAAAATTGAAAACAATCCCGATGTTTCTTTAAGCCACACATCATGCAATGGAATGTGTTTTAAAGAACCAATCCTGGAAGTTTTTTATCCCGATGGCAACCATCTGATGATGGGAAACGTTCATAAAAAAGATTTAGACAAGATATTGGATCCCCTCCTTAATCAGGGCGCAATTGATGAAAAATTCATCATCGAAGATTCAAGTAAGCCAGACAGAAGAGAAGATTTTCGGCAGAAACAGCATAAGATTGTTTTAGAAAACTGCGGTATTATCGATCCTGACGATATTGCGCCCTATATTAAAAAAGGCGGCTATGAGGCAGTTAAAAAAGTTTTGGGAACTATGTCTCCGCAACAGGTTATCGAGGAGATAAAGACTTCCGGATTAAGGGGCAGGGGCGGTGCTGGATTTCCAACAGGTCTTAAATGGCAATTTGCCAGAAATAGCACCGGAGAAAAAAAATACATGATCTGCAATGCAGACGAGGGTGATCCCGGCGCATTTATGGACAGGGCAGTTTTGGAAGGCGACCCACACAAGGTAATTGAGGGATTGATAATTGGTGGATATGCAATTGGTGCAGAACATGGTTATGTGTATGTTCGCGCCGAGTATCCTCTGGCGATAAAGCGGTTAAAATTAGCCATTAGTCAGGCAACAGAAAAAAACCTTTTAGGTCACAATATATTAAATAGTGAATTTTCTTTTCACTTAAAGATTAAAGAAGGTGCAGGCGCCTTTGTTTGTGGAGAAGAAACAGCGCTGATTGCCTCTATAGAGGGCGAACGCGGACATCCAAGATTAAAACCACCTTTTCCTGCAGGATCAGGATTGTGGGGGTATCCTACGAATATAAATAATGTTGAAACACTGGCTTCAGTACCATGGATTATCAATAATGGCGCGAAAATATATGCCTCATACGGAACGGAAAAAAGCAAGGGAACGAAGGTTTTTTCACTGGCGGGAAAAATTGCCAGAGGTGGACTTATTGAGGTTGATATGGGAACTCCTTTACGAGATATCATATACACCATTGGTGGGGGGACATCTTCAGGTAAACCTTTTAAAGCAGTTCAATTAGGCGGGCCTTCAGGTGGTTGTGTTCCGGAAAGGTTGCTTGATACGCCGGTAGATTATGAAAGTATCTCTGTAACAGGTGCAATTATGGGATCCGGCGGTATGGTAGTTATGGATGATGATACCTGTATTGTGGATGTCGCTAAATTTTTCCTTACTTTTACGCAAAACGAGTCATGCGGTAAATGTACCTTCTGCCGTATTGGAACTAAAAGGTTGCTTGAGATACTGGAAAAGATAACAGAAGGCAGAGGGGGTATGGCTGATTTGGATGAACTAGAGAGCCTTTCAGAAAAAGTCAAAGATCTTTCACTGTGCGGATTGGGAAAAACAGCCCCTAATCCTATTATGACCACACTCAAATATTTTAAAGATGAATATGTAGAACATATTAAAGAAAATAAATGCAGGGCTGGCGTATGTAAAGAACTCATCAAATTTTCGGTTATTGAGGAGGCATGTACTGGTTGCCACTTATGCTATAAAAACTGTCCGGTAGACGCTATAACCGGAGAGACGAAAAAGGTTCACCATATTGATCAGAAAATCTGTATTAAGTGTGGGATGTGTTATGAAGTCTGCAAATTTGACGCTATTTTAAAAGGATAA
- the nuoE gene encoding NADH-quinone oxidoreductase subunit NuoE, which yields MSQSNVKKYLEICGNTKEASIPILQSIQEEYGYLPLDVLDQVCEESEITKSHLYGVATFYAQFKLTPKGRNAIKVCKGTACHVKGADITIVAMKDQLGIDIDQTTEDGAFSMETVACLGCCSLAPVIMINEDVFGGFSSAKVRGTLKKYGKE from the coding sequence ATGTCCCAATCCAATGTTAAAAAATATTTAGAAATCTGCGGCAATACAAAAGAAGCTTCTATTCCCATTTTACAGTCGATTCAGGAAGAGTATGGATACCTTCCTCTTGATGTTTTAGATCAGGTTTGTGAGGAGTCGGAGATAACAAAATCCCATCTCTATGGCGTAGCCACGTTTTATGCACAGTTTAAATTAACCCCCAAAGGGAGAAATGCCATTAAAGTGTGCAAAGGCACCGCCTGCCATGTGAAAGGCGCTGATATTACCATTGTAGCGATGAAAGACCAACTGGGCATTGATATTGACCAAACAACGGAAGATGGAGCGTTTTCCATGGAAACGGTGGCTTGTCTAGGGTGTTGCTCTCTTGCCCCTGTAATTATGATTAATGAAGATGTATTTGGTGGATTTTCATCAGCAAAAGTGCGGGGGACGCTAAAGAAATATGGAAAAGAATAA